A region of Pseudomonas putida DNA encodes the following proteins:
- the eutH gene encoding ethanolamine utilization protein EutH: MESIGTYVIYVIMVCAVLGAVASIYNPEGELGQEFIAGLHSIGPIFIPVAGIMAAIPYISAGIGQFIAPLFQAIGADPGIAGPIFIASDMGGYQLAKALAQSPEGWILGLITGFQCGATIIFVIPVGLAMLRKVDHKYMALGIMAGLLTIPVSIMVIAMTMQLLGLEVRPDIATTGAATQALHFTWPMLVRNLMPLILFCIALAAALRYFPTLMVYLFLKLGQFMYIAVVLVLVASIVQYFTGFFSAVFGSWGFAPIIADADDQFRALEIAGYIGLMLCGAFPMVHLLKRFLAKPIERVASRFGMSGVGAAGVLAASANILAMFRLVSEMPPKDKVLVIAFSVCAAFTFGDHMAFSANFQPSLILPLIIGKLSGGLMAMLLASWLAVPKAVEMGRQDEAASAFKVAAEPS, from the coding sequence ATGGAAAGCATCGGCACCTATGTCATCTACGTCATCATGGTGTGCGCGGTACTGGGTGCTGTGGCATCCATCTACAACCCGGAAGGTGAGCTGGGCCAGGAGTTCATCGCCGGCCTGCACAGCATCGGCCCCATCTTCATCCCTGTGGCCGGCATCATGGCGGCGATCCCGTACATTTCCGCGGGCATCGGCCAGTTCATCGCACCGCTGTTCCAGGCTATCGGCGCCGACCCCGGGATTGCCGGGCCGATCTTCATCGCCTCGGACATGGGCGGCTATCAGTTGGCCAAGGCCCTGGCGCAAAGCCCCGAGGGCTGGATCCTGGGGCTGATTACCGGCTTTCAGTGCGGCGCAACGATCATTTTCGTGATCCCGGTGGGGCTGGCCATGCTGCGCAAGGTCGACCACAAGTACATGGCCTTAGGGATCATGGCCGGCCTGTTGACCATTCCCGTCAGCATCATGGTGATCGCCATGACCATGCAACTGCTCGGCCTGGAGGTTCGCCCGGACATCGCAACCACCGGCGCGGCCACCCAGGCGCTGCACTTCACCTGGCCAATGCTGGTGCGCAACCTGATGCCGTTGATTCTGTTCTGCATCGCGCTGGCGGCGGCGCTGCGCTACTTCCCGACGCTGATGGTGTACCTGTTCCTCAAGCTCGGCCAGTTCATGTACATCGCGGTGGTGCTGGTGCTGGTGGCCTCCATCGTGCAGTACTTCACCGGCTTCTTCAGCGCTGTGTTCGGTAGCTGGGGCTTCGCCCCCATCATTGCCGATGCCGACGACCAGTTCCGTGCCCTGGAAATTGCCGGGTACATAGGCCTGATGCTGTGTGGGGCGTTCCCGATGGTGCACCTGCTCAAACGCTTTCTGGCCAAGCCCATCGAACGGGTCGCCTCGCGCTTTGGCATGTCCGGTGTCGGTGCGGCCGGGGTGCTGGCCGCCTCGGCCAACATACTGGCCATGTTCAGGCTGGTCAGCGAGATGCCGCCCAAAGACAAAGTGTTGGTGATCGCCTTCTCGGTGTGCGCCGCCTTCACGTTCGGCGACCACATGGCGTTCTCCGCCAACTTCCAGCCTTCGCTGATCTTGCCGCTGATCATCGGCAAGCTCAGCGGTGGCCTGATGGCCATGTTGCTGGCCAGTTGGCTGGCCGTGCCCAAGGCCGTGGAGATGGGGCGCCAGGACGAGGCCGCCAGCGCCTTCAAGGTGGCAGCCGAGCCGTCCTGA
- a CDS encoding TenA family transcriptional regulator, with translation MDGFARLILKQDEGNSKLKNGIEPQSGNRVEIIQAITGGSVWDKWLSAEALNRLVSHELLIAMADGRVSLSAMRFFLVQHHYYARNFTRFICSIISHLESLGDIQLLMENMQEEMGVDDDDKVTHADLFQRSLQRLGTYAMAAPPLPQTLDFTQSIMTFCRNENPVVGIAALCLGAEAIVPLIYKPILTALKKLEVHEDGLEFFRLHIEEDEGHAITLLGILERLTRQSPEAKALQFKRGMRQLPSDVSCSMPSGRTSVNNNMPRFCTKSMVIHRRGSGLAPRSAATRQQSLNSRRL, from the coding sequence ATGGATGGTTTTGCTCGTTTAATTCTTAAGCAAGATGAAGGGAACTCAAAATTGAAGAATGGCATTGAACCGCAGAGCGGAAATAGAGTCGAGATCATTCAGGCGATCACCGGCGGCTCGGTATGGGACAAATGGCTGAGCGCCGAAGCATTGAACAGATTGGTGAGCCATGAGCTATTGATCGCAATGGCCGATGGCCGTGTTTCCTTGAGTGCCATGCGTTTCTTTTTGGTGCAGCACCACTACTACGCTCGAAATTTTACCCGCTTCATCTGCTCGATCATCAGCCACCTTGAATCCCTCGGCGACATCCAGCTGTTAATGGAGAATATGCAGGAGGAAATGGGTGTTGATGATGACGACAAGGTGACGCATGCAGACTTGTTTCAACGCTCGCTCCAGCGACTGGGCACTTATGCCATGGCGGCACCACCTTTGCCCCAGACGCTGGATTTTACCCAATCCATCATGACGTTTTGCCGCAACGAAAATCCGGTTGTGGGCATCGCGGCGCTTTGTCTTGGCGCTGAAGCTATCGTGCCGCTGATTTATAAACCGATCCTCACGGCGCTGAAAAAATTAGAGGTGCATGAAGACGGTCTGGAGTTTTTTCGCTTGCACATCGAAGAGGACGAGGGACATGCCATTACCCTGCTGGGGATTCTAGAGCGTTTGACGCGACAAAGTCCTGAAGCAAAGGCCTTGCAGTTCAAACGGGGTATGAGGCAATTACCAAGCGATGTGTCATGTTCGATGCCATCTGGGAGGACATCAGTCAACAACAACATGCCTAGATTTTGTACGAAAAGTATGGTCATCCATCGCCGTGGGAGCGGGCTTGCCCCGCGATCTGCCGCAACGCGGCAGCAAAGCCTGAATTCGCGGCGTCTTTGA
- a CDS encoding LysR family transcriptional regulator has product MELRHLRYFKVLAETLNFTRAAELLHIAQPPLSRQISQLEEQLGTLLVLRERPLRLTEAGRFFYEQTCTLLQQLENISDNTRRIGQGQRQWLGIGFAPSTLYTVLPELIRELRQDSELELGLSEMTTLQQVEALKSGRIDIAFGRIRIDDPAILQQVLCEDPLVAVLPKGHPLAGTPLTLAQLAKEPFILYPANPRPSYADHVLALFAHHGMTLKISQWANELQTAIGLVAVGLGVTLVPASVQQQHRTDIAYVGLLDTSAVSPIILSRRKGDVSPIVQRCLALIAQQAT; this is encoded by the coding sequence ATGGAACTGCGCCACCTTCGTTACTTCAAGGTGCTGGCCGAAACGCTGAACTTCACCCGTGCCGCCGAGCTGCTGCATATCGCCCAGCCGCCGCTGAGCCGGCAGATCAGCCAGCTTGAAGAGCAGCTCGGCACGCTGCTGGTGCTGCGTGAGCGCCCGCTGCGCCTGACCGAAGCCGGGCGGTTCTTTTATGAACAGACCTGCACCCTGCTCCAGCAACTGGAGAACATCAGCGACAACACTCGCCGCATCGGCCAGGGGCAACGCCAGTGGCTGGGCATCGGCTTTGCCCCCTCGACCTTGTACACCGTGCTGCCAGAGCTGATCCGCGAGCTGCGCCAGGACAGCGAGCTGGAACTGGGGTTGAGCGAGATGACCACGCTGCAGCAGGTCGAGGCACTCAAGAGCGGCCGCATCGACATCGCCTTCGGCCGTATTCGTATCGATGACCCGGCCATCCTCCAGCAGGTACTGTGCGAAGACCCGCTGGTCGCAGTATTACCCAAAGGCCATCCGCTGGCGGGCACCCCGCTGACCCTCGCCCAGTTGGCAAAGGAGCCGTTCATCCTCTACCCGGCCAACCCCAGGCCCAGCTATGCCGACCATGTGCTGGCCCTGTTTGCCCACCACGGCATGACCCTGAAGATCAGCCAGTGGGCCAACGAGCTGCAAACGGCCATCGGCCTGGTGGCGGTCGGGCTCGGCGTAACGCTGGTACCGGCTTCGGTGCAACAGCAGCACCGCACCGATATCGCGTATGTCGGCTTGCTGGACACCAGTGCCGTCAGCCCGATAATTCTCAGCCGCCGCAAGGGCGATGTGAGCCCCATCGTGCAGCGGTGCCTGGCGTTGATCGCTCAACAAGCGACCTGA
- a CDS encoding D-arabinono-1,4-lactone oxidase: MTTSSNNMHINEFGLDQAHWRNWAGNQSCIRAARGAPASEDELCSMVSQASANGMNVRVAGSGHSFTPVALTNGLHLSLGNMSGVRHIDHEKKRVTAAAGTTINAFGKALRAAGLSMVNQGDIDSQSIAGALTTGTHGTGLTLGNLASSIVGLKLVQPNGEIIVVDESTPDLLQAGRVSLGVLGIVSELTLQVTDSFNLHERIWREDFESVMDKHDELARTHRHFSFFWCPYEQSRHCYCLPDTAATSTSGRTTDVCEVKVMDITDRPAWESEFEKVAYSSDVYPIEYLPNFHELEYAVPLRHSKEALRAVRTLMLKDFPEAIYPIEYRFTAGDGAWMSPFFEQDSVTISVSGQPGTDYWDYLRAVDRILRSYGARPHWGKLHFLTGDDVSAIYPRAQDFRNLRRQLDPQGVYLSEHLSPLFK; this comes from the coding sequence GTGACCACCTCATCGAACAACATGCACATCAACGAGTTCGGGCTTGATCAGGCGCACTGGCGCAACTGGGCGGGCAACCAGTCGTGTATCCGCGCGGCACGTGGCGCCCCCGCCAGCGAAGACGAACTGTGCTCGATGGTCAGCCAGGCAAGCGCCAATGGCATGAACGTGCGCGTGGCGGGTTCCGGGCATTCGTTCACCCCGGTGGCGCTAACCAACGGCCTGCACCTGTCGCTGGGCAACATGAGCGGTGTGCGCCACATTGACCACGAGAAAAAACGCGTCACCGCGGCGGCCGGGACAACCATCAACGCCTTCGGCAAGGCGCTGCGGGCTGCGGGGCTGTCCATGGTCAACCAAGGCGACATCGACAGCCAGTCGATCGCCGGCGCCCTGACCACAGGCACCCACGGCACCGGCCTGACCCTGGGCAACCTGGCATCCTCCATCGTCGGCTTGAAGCTGGTTCAACCCAACGGCGAGATCATCGTGGTGGACGAAAGCACCCCCGACCTGCTCCAGGCTGGCCGGGTTTCGCTGGGGGTGTTGGGTATCGTTTCAGAGCTGACCTTGCAGGTGACCGACAGCTTCAACCTGCACGAGCGTATCTGGCGAGAAGATTTCGAAAGCGTGATGGACAAGCACGACGAATTGGCGCGCACGCACCGCCATTTCAGCTTCTTCTGGTGCCCCTACGAGCAGAGCCGGCACTGCTACTGCCTGCCCGACACGGCGGCGACCTCCACCAGCGGGCGTACCACCGACGTCTGTGAGGTGAAAGTCATGGACATCACCGACCGCCCGGCCTGGGAAAGTGAATTCGAGAAAGTGGCCTACAGTTCGGACGTCTACCCGATCGAGTACCTGCCCAACTTCCATGAACTGGAATATGCCGTGCCCCTCAGGCACAGCAAGGAAGCCTTGCGGGCGGTACGCACGCTGATGCTCAAGGACTTCCCCGAGGCGATCTACCCCATCGAGTACCGTTTCACTGCAGGCGACGGTGCCTGGATGAGCCCGTTCTTCGAGCAGGACAGTGTGACCATTTCGGTGTCCGGCCAGCCAGGCACCGACTACTGGGACTACTTGCGTGCGGTCGACCGGATCCTGCGTTCATACGGCGCCCGCCCACACTGGGGCAAGCTGCACTTCCTGACCGGCGACGACGTCAGCGCGATCTACCCCCGTGCCCAGGACTTTCGCAACCTGCGCCGCCAGCTCGACCCCCAGGGCGTGTACCTGAGCGAGCACCTGAGCCCGCTGTTCAAGTAG
- a CDS encoding SDR family NAD(P)-dependent oxidoreductase, producing the protein MTGRLKGKVALITGGAGGCGLAASQLFAAEGARVGIVDLPGSKGAEVARQLREAGHDVVFAPADVSDAQQVKSAVAAVEQAFGPITVLMNHAGILAAVPFLETSEEEWDRIMAVNVKSMFLVTKAVLPGMLSAGGGSIVCTSSISAVVGTPMEVLYCTSKGATHMFARAIAVEFRDRGIRANAICPGFIATAHGLREIDMLRKHGVDVSEHAIAAAQGRLCQPSEVATAALFLASDDASFVNGAHLFADNGYTAI; encoded by the coding sequence ATGACGGGACGTCTCAAGGGCAAGGTCGCGCTGATTACAGGCGGCGCGGGTGGGTGCGGCTTGGCCGCATCGCAACTGTTCGCGGCAGAGGGGGCGCGGGTCGGTATCGTCGACTTGCCGGGCAGCAAAGGCGCCGAGGTGGCACGGCAGTTGCGCGAAGCCGGCCATGATGTGGTGTTCGCCCCCGCCGATGTGTCCGACGCGCAACAGGTCAAGTCTGCCGTCGCGGCCGTGGAACAGGCGTTCGGGCCCATCACCGTATTGATGAACCACGCCGGCATTCTGGCCGCTGTGCCCTTCCTGGAAACCAGCGAAGAAGAGTGGGACCGGATCATGGCCGTGAACGTGAAAAGCATGTTCCTGGTCACCAAGGCGGTGTTGCCGGGCATGCTCTCGGCGGGCGGCGGCAGCATCGTCTGCACCTCGTCGATCTCGGCGGTGGTGGGCACGCCGATGGAGGTGTTGTATTGCACCAGCAAAGGCGCCACGCACATGTTCGCCAGGGCCATCGCCGTGGAATTCCGCGACCGCGGCATCCGCGCCAACGCGATCTGCCCGGGCTTTATCGCCACCGCCCATGGCCTGCGCGAAATCGACATGCTGCGCAAGCACGGCGTGGATGTCAGCGAACACGCCATCGCCGCCGCCCAGGGTCGCTTGTGCCAACCTTCGGAAGTGGCCACTGCGGCCTTGTTCCTGGCCAGCGACGACGCCAGTTTCGTCAACGGCGCCCACTTGTTTGCCGACAACGGCTACACCGCCATCTGA
- a CDS encoding ThiF family adenylyltransferase encodes MKLCLKPTIIPFKLEGQVVLRFNGQYAKIPDPHGAIWELATALNGSVSVEALITQVADRFPAVSQGDIRAVVQDLIKYRLVESPDAFEITSLSDHDRMRFSRNIDFFGSMSAVTENKFMPQEKLRAAKVCVLGCGGLGTHILFDLVALGVHQLTILDFDTIELSNLNRQILYKETDIGMSKVVTAKRRLLEFNSHLDITTHERRLESTRDVANVVRGHDIVICVADKPANYMADWLNEACVEQGVPFISGGLDVRRSVFYSVVPGISGCGACWLTSARNKSSLVNSISNMAKQHDITYQHPGPALVTLVAVTAGMMVSETVKILTGCQPPQLTNKLKEFTFDDLDVGIAEVWQLNPTCTVCGHLARSQQSTVQAETV; translated from the coding sequence ATGAAACTTTGCCTGAAGCCGACAATTATTCCGTTCAAGCTCGAAGGTCAGGTTGTTCTGAGGTTCAATGGGCAATACGCGAAAATTCCCGACCCCCATGGTGCTATCTGGGAATTGGCCACTGCATTGAATGGCAGTGTATCCGTTGAGGCCTTGATTACCCAAGTGGCTGATCGTTTTCCCGCAGTCAGTCAGGGCGATATTCGAGCGGTGGTGCAAGACTTGATCAAGTATCGACTGGTCGAGAGCCCGGATGCGTTTGAAATTACTTCACTCTCAGATCATGATCGAATGCGGTTCTCCCGCAATATCGACTTTTTCGGGTCGATGTCGGCTGTGACTGAGAACAAGTTTATGCCTCAGGAGAAATTGCGCGCGGCCAAGGTTTGCGTACTCGGCTGTGGTGGTCTTGGCACCCATATCCTGTTCGACCTGGTGGCGCTGGGCGTGCATCAACTGACCATCCTTGATTTTGACACGATTGAGTTGAGCAATCTCAATCGGCAAATTCTCTATAAGGAGACTGACATAGGGATGTCAAAGGTCGTCACTGCCAAGCGTCGGCTGCTCGAATTCAATAGCCATCTCGATATCACCACCCACGAACGTCGACTCGAATCTACACGTGATGTGGCCAACGTCGTGAGGGGCCACGATATTGTTATTTGCGTCGCCGATAAACCCGCGAACTACATGGCCGACTGGCTGAATGAAGCGTGCGTTGAACAAGGCGTGCCCTTTATCTCAGGCGGGCTGGATGTCCGGCGTTCGGTTTTCTACTCTGTGGTGCCCGGCATTTCTGGCTGCGGTGCTTGTTGGCTTACTTCGGCACGCAATAAAAGCAGTCTGGTGAACAGCATCTCGAACATGGCCAAGCAGCACGACATAACCTACCAGCATCCCGGCCCGGCCTTGGTCACCCTCGTGGCTGTCACCGCGGGCATGATGGTGAGCGAAACGGTCAAAATCCTCACCGGTTGCCAGCCACCCCAGTTAACCAACAAGCTCAAGGAATTCACGTTCGATGATCTGGATGTGGGCATTGCCGAAGTCTGGCAGTTGAACCCGACCTGTACGGTGTGTGGCCATCTTGCCAGGTCGCAGCAGTCGACCGTGCAGGCGGAGACAGTCTAG
- a CDS encoding MFS transporter, translating into MFKLLASYAITSVCSWAIAFLIPLYIYEQTGSPVWTSLAFFAAMAPYILVTPFAGVWSDRYSKRRLLIGGDLTNIVIGCLIYAVVGTGGGATLSPLLLLLSFMLASVGATHHPVFQSIAPALIEKEKLYRFNAIVNASDNTIRIVAPMGVSALLVFSSKEQILLGGIVGFTLSLPLCYWLKEQDKPHPATTHVFTEIKAGLLYVIRHRELCSFVLLFFFCNFGFALVGASLIYVYTSLLAVPLSDVGYYYGLVGAGAVAGSVAGASLVKRYATGVLIRRSCLLAGLFTLSAALASEPWTLSALWALSTCCQSVVVIAFFTYRQQLVPQAILGRTVGVTRLIAYLAIPPASVLSGWLLLHFSSSGLILTSGGMCIVFASLCAYWLTQSDRYVLRRGKR; encoded by the coding sequence ATGTTCAAGCTGCTGGCGTCCTATGCCATCACGTCCGTCTGCTCATGGGCTATTGCATTTCTCATTCCGCTTTACATCTATGAGCAGACAGGCTCCCCAGTCTGGACCTCGCTAGCATTTTTCGCAGCAATGGCACCCTACATACTGGTTACGCCGTTTGCCGGTGTATGGAGCGATCGCTATAGCAAGCGAAGACTCTTGATTGGCGGTGATCTGACCAATATCGTCATCGGCTGCCTGATTTATGCCGTCGTAGGCACAGGGGGCGGCGCCACGTTGAGCCCCCTGTTGTTATTGCTGAGTTTTATGTTGGCGAGCGTCGGCGCAACCCATCATCCGGTATTTCAGAGCATCGCACCTGCGCTGATCGAGAAAGAGAAACTCTATCGCTTTAATGCGATCGTCAATGCCAGTGACAACACAATTCGCATCGTTGCGCCGATGGGTGTTTCAGCCCTGTTGGTCTTCAGCTCTAAAGAGCAGATTCTACTAGGCGGTATCGTGGGGTTTACGCTTTCCTTGCCGCTTTGTTATTGGCTGAAAGAGCAGGATAAACCTCATCCCGCTACGACGCATGTCTTCACTGAAATCAAAGCAGGTCTGCTTTATGTCATTCGCCATCGAGAGCTGTGTTCGTTCGTTTTGCTGTTCTTTTTCTGTAACTTCGGTTTTGCCCTGGTCGGTGCCAGCCTTATCTACGTTTACACCTCGCTCCTCGCGGTACCGTTGAGTGACGTGGGCTATTACTACGGGCTTGTTGGCGCAGGTGCGGTCGCCGGATCAGTGGCAGGCGCAAGTTTGGTAAAACGCTATGCGACTGGCGTTCTCATCCGACGCAGTTGCTTGCTGGCAGGGCTTTTCACGTTGAGCGCAGCGCTGGCCAGCGAACCTTGGACACTGTCGGCGCTCTGGGCGCTGTCTACCTGCTGTCAATCGGTTGTGGTCATTGCGTTTTTCACGTATCGCCAGCAGTTGGTGCCGCAGGCGATTCTGGGGCGAACGGTCGGTGTTACACGGCTTATTGCCTATCTCGCAATTCCACCCGCGAGCGTGCTCAGTGGATGGTTACTACTCCATTTTTCCAGCAGTGGTCTGATTCTCACATCAGGGGGGATGTGCATTGTCTTCGCCTCTTTGTGCGCTTACTGGCTAACCCAATCGGATCGTTATGTTCTTCGTCGTGGTAAACGCTAA
- a CDS encoding muconate cycloisomerase family protein → MTNTLIERIDAIIVDLPTIRPHKLAMHTMQQQTLVVLRVRCSDGVEGIGEATTIGGLAYGYESPEGIKANIDAHLAPALIGLPADNINAAMLKLDKLAKGNTFAKSGLESALLDAQGKRLGLPVSELLGGRVRDSLEVAWTLASGDTARDIAEAQHMLEIRRHRVFKLKIGANPVDQDLKHVVAIKRELGDSASVRVDVNQYWDESQALRACQVLGDNGIDLIEQPISRINRGGQVRLNQRSPAPIMADESIESVEDAFSLAADGAASIFALKIAKNGGPRAVLRTAQIAEAAGIALYGGTMLEGSIGTLASAHAFLTLRQLTWGTELFGPLLLTEEIVNEPPQYHDFQLHIPRTPGLGLTLDEQRLARFARR, encoded by the coding sequence ATGACAAACACCCTGATTGAACGTATAGACGCCATTATCGTCGACCTGCCGACCATTCGCCCGCACAAGCTGGCCATGCACACCATGCAGCAGCAAACCCTGGTGGTATTGCGCGTGCGCTGCAGCGACGGCGTCGAAGGTATCGGCGAGGCCACCACCATCGGTGGCCTGGCCTACGGTTACGAAAGCCCCGAGGGCATCAAGGCCAACATCGACGCGCACCTGGCGCCGGCGCTGATCGGCCTGCCGGCAGACAACATCAACGCCGCCATGCTCAAGCTGGACAAGCTGGCCAAGGGCAACACGTTTGCCAAGTCGGGTCTCGAAAGCGCCTTGCTCGATGCCCAGGGCAAGCGCCTGGGCCTGCCGGTCAGCGAGCTGCTGGGCGGCCGAGTGCGCGACAGCCTGGAAGTGGCCTGGACCCTGGCCAGCGGCGATACCGCCCGCGATATCGCCGAAGCTCAGCACATGCTTGAGATCCGTCGCCACCGCGTGTTCAAACTGAAGATCGGCGCCAACCCGGTGGACCAGGACCTCAAGCACGTGGTGGCGATCAAGCGCGAACTGGGCGACAGCGCCAGCGTGCGGGTCGACGTCAACCAGTACTGGGACGAGTCCCAGGCGCTGCGCGCCTGCCAGGTGCTCGGCGACAACGGTATCGACCTGATCGAACAGCCGATTTCGCGGATCAACCGTGGCGGCCAGGTGCGCCTCAACCAGCGCAGCCCGGCGCCGATCATGGCTGACGAATCGATCGAAAGCGTCGAGGACGCCTTCAGCCTGGCCGCCGACGGCGCGGCCAGCATCTTCGCCCTGAAAATCGCCAAGAACGGCGGCCCGCGTGCGGTACTGCGCACGGCGCAGATCGCCGAAGCGGCCGGTATCGCCCTGTACGGCGGGACCATGCTCGAAGGCTCGATCGGTACGCTGGCCTCGGCCCACGCGTTCCTGACCTTGCGCCAGCTGACCTGGGGCACCGAGCTGTTCGGGCCGCTGCTGCTGACCGAAGAGATCGTCAACGAGCCGCCGCAGTACCACGACTTCCAACTGCACATTCCACGCACACCAGGCCTTGGCCTGACTTTGGACGAGCAGCGCCTGGCGCGCTTCGCCCGCCGCTGA
- a CDS encoding helix-turn-helix domain-containing protein, giving the protein MTLEEANRLAAVIDAIGTDHLGTAIDALLREKLAFEMSCGYLFQFNHKAILVHNGYNESVSERTLNAYVRGGYLLDPFYVACVNEHPAGLWRMSELAPDSFFSSGFSISKDIHPCVSSDYGTSVEEVGFIIALRPQVAIVYSLMRNLSSGSFSEEDMQMLAAMAPVLASVLGQHCRRRYADYLRDAPAERVVLEDAFVEILQGQLTETQRYIAKLLLQGHSNASIARQLNISDGTVKVHKHNIYQRLEISTNAELFRLFIDYLAKA; this is encoded by the coding sequence ATGACATTGGAAGAAGCGAACAGGCTGGCGGCGGTTATCGATGCAATCGGCACGGACCATTTGGGCACTGCTATCGATGCGCTGTTGCGAGAGAAACTGGCGTTCGAGATGAGCTGTGGTTACCTGTTCCAGTTCAACCACAAAGCGATCCTGGTGCATAACGGCTACAACGAATCGGTGTCCGAGCGCACCCTGAACGCCTACGTGCGGGGCGGTTATCTGCTCGACCCGTTCTATGTCGCCTGCGTCAACGAGCACCCGGCCGGGCTCTGGCGCATGAGCGAACTGGCACCCGACAGCTTCTTCTCATCGGGCTTCTCCATCTCCAAGGACATCCACCCTTGTGTATCGTCCGACTACGGCACCTCGGTGGAGGAGGTGGGGTTCATTATTGCACTGCGCCCCCAGGTGGCCATTGTCTACTCGCTGATGCGCAACCTCAGCAGTGGCAGCTTCAGCGAAGAAGACATGCAGATGCTGGCGGCCATGGCGCCTGTGCTGGCCTCGGTACTCGGCCAGCATTGTCGGCGCAGGTATGCCGATTACCTGCGCGATGCGCCTGCCGAGCGCGTGGTGCTGGAGGATGCGTTCGTCGAGATCTTGCAGGGCCAGTTGACCGAAACCCAGCGCTATATCGCCAAGTTGCTGTTGCAGGGCCACAGCAATGCGTCGATTGCTAGGCAACTGAACATCTCCGATGGCACCGTGAAGGTGCACAAGCACAACATCTACCAGCGGCTTGAAATTTCTACCAACGCCGAACTGTTTCGCCTGTTCATCGACTACCTGGCCAAAGCCTGA
- the catC gene encoding muconolactone Delta-isomerase yields the protein MLFHVKMTVKLPVDMDPAKATKLKADEKELAQRLQREGTWRHLWRIAGHYANYSVFDVESVEALHDTLMQLPLFPYMEIEVDGLCRHPSSIHSDDR from the coding sequence ATGCTGTTCCACGTGAAGATGACCGTGAAACTGCCGGTCGACATGGACCCGGCCAAGGCCACCAAGCTCAAGGCCGATGAAAAGGAACTGGCCCAGCGGCTGCAGCGCGAAGGCACCTGGCGCCACCTGTGGCGCATTGCCGGGCACTACGCCAACTACAGCGTGTTCGATGTGGAAAGCGTCGAGGCCCTGCACGACACCCTGATGCAACTGCCGCTGTTCCCGTACATGGAGATCGAAGTGGACGGCCTGTGCCGCCACCCTTCGTCGATCCACAGCGACGACCGCTGA